Proteins found in one Pontibacter sp. SGAir0037 genomic segment:
- a CDS encoding NAD(P) transhydrogenase subunit alpha: protein MNAESLLVLLYVLVLASFIGFELISKVPPTLHTPLMSGSNAISGITIVGAIVASGSLHWSVSKGLGIAALLLATLNVVGGYVVTDRMLKMFKKKK, encoded by the coding sequence ATGAATGCAGAATCACTCTTAGTACTCCTTTATGTACTGGTACTGGCCAGTTTTATTGGTTTTGAGCTTATCTCTAAAGTTCCTCCTACCCTACACACACCGCTGATGTCGGGCTCCAATGCCATCTCGGGCATTACCATTGTGGGCGCCATTGTTGCCTCCGGCTCCCTACACTGGTCGGTTAGTAAAGGGCTTGGTATTGCCGCACTGCTTCTTGCCACCCTGAATGTGGTTGGAGGCTATGTGGTGACAGACCGCATGCTGAAAATGTTTAAAAAGAAAAAATAG
- the leuB gene encoding 3-isopropylmalate dehydrogenase, with amino-acid sequence MGVLKKRIAVLSGDGIGPEVCNEAIKVLEAVAERFGHQFTFDAQLMGACAIDATGKPLPEETLDACFDADAILLGAIGDPKYDNDPSAKVRPEQGLLRLRKSLGLYANIRPVTAYDVLVEHSPLKNDRIKGADMMFFRELTGGIYFGDKGRTADGAYDHCTYSRDEIARIAHLAFQAAGNRRNKLTLVDKANVLETSRLWREVVQEIAPTYPDVAVDYLFVDNAAMQLILNPKQFDVILTENMFGDILSDEASVIAGSLGLLPSASVGDRVALFEPIHGSYPQAKGRNIANPIATILSAAMMLEHFGLQDEAGLVKEAVLNALDKKILTPDLNAATMAYTTDQVGSFIAYYVLEGATETLPHRSNIELGLSTII; translated from the coding sequence ATGGGCGTATTAAAAAAGAGAATAGCCGTTCTATCAGGAGATGGAATAGGACCGGAAGTGTGTAATGAGGCAATTAAAGTTTTAGAAGCCGTAGCAGAGCGTTTTGGGCATCAGTTCACATTCGATGCCCAGTTAATGGGTGCTTGTGCAATAGATGCCACCGGTAAACCTTTACCGGAAGAAACACTGGATGCCTGTTTCGATGCAGATGCTATTTTGTTAGGCGCTATCGGCGATCCGAAATACGATAACGACCCGTCGGCTAAAGTTAGGCCTGAACAAGGATTGCTGCGTCTGCGCAAGTCGCTTGGGTTGTATGCCAATATTCGTCCTGTAACAGCTTACGATGTGCTGGTAGAGCACTCTCCGTTAAAGAACGACCGCATAAAGGGAGCTGATATGATGTTCTTCCGGGAGCTTACAGGAGGCATCTATTTCGGCGACAAAGGCAGAACAGCCGATGGAGCCTATGACCACTGTACCTATAGCCGCGATGAAATTGCACGGATTGCGCATCTGGCTTTTCAGGCTGCCGGAAACCGCCGTAATAAGCTAACCTTAGTAGATAAGGCCAATGTGCTGGAAACTTCGCGCTTATGGCGTGAAGTAGTACAGGAAATCGCTCCAACCTATCCTGATGTAGCCGTTGACTACCTGTTTGTAGACAATGCCGCCATGCAGTTGATCCTGAACCCAAAACAGTTTGATGTTATTCTGACGGAGAATATGTTCGGTGATATTTTATCAGATGAGGCTTCGGTTATTGCGGGTTCGCTAGGCTTATTACCCTCTGCCTCTGTAGGAGACCGGGTAGCACTTTTTGAACCGATACACGGCTCCTATCCTCAGGCCAAAGGCCGTAATATAGCCAATCCGATTGCCACTATCTTATCGGCTGCCATGATGTTGGAGCATTTTGGTTTACAGGATGAAGCGGGGCTTGTAAAAGAAGCGGTATTGAATGCTTTAGATAAAAAAATATTAACTCCGGATTTAAATGCAGCCACGATGGCTTATACCACAGACCAGGTGGGTAGCTTTATTGCGTATTATGTGCTGGAGGGTGCTACAGAAACCTTGCCTCACAGAAGTAATATTGAACTTGGGTTAAGCACCATCATTTAA
- a CDS encoding Re/Si-specific NAD(P)(+) transhydrogenase subunit alpha, which translates to MNVAVVKESKVPEQRVALSPDVVKSLTKAGFKCGIESGAGMASGFYDSAYENAGGIIFPDKTPLLGDADVLLKVNAPTPEEVLMMREGSAVISFLYAYTVPEVVDVCLQKKISAFAMDAVPRISRAQKMDALSSQANLGGYKAVLLGANALGKIFPLMMTAAGTITPARVLIFGAGVAGLQAIATAKRLGAVVEVTDVRPETKEQVESLGGRFLEVQAEGVKTEGGYAKEVSAEYLQKQKELISKHIADADLVITTALVIGKKAPILVTEEMVASMKPGSVIVDMAVESGGNCALSEFNQTVVKHGVTIIGEANLPAMVSVNASELYAKNISTLLLHLAGKDGFKWELEEEITKGSLITHQGKLVHQFTKEILAKTV; encoded by the coding sequence TTGAATGTAGCAGTTGTAAAAGAGAGCAAGGTACCCGAACAAAGGGTTGCGCTTTCGCCGGATGTTGTGAAGTCGCTCACAAAAGCCGGTTTTAAATGTGGCATAGAAAGTGGAGCCGGTATGGCGTCAGGCTTTTACGATAGTGCCTATGAAAACGCAGGGGGCATTATTTTCCCAGATAAGACGCCCCTTCTCGGTGATGCCGATGTCCTGTTAAAGGTAAATGCACCAACACCGGAAGAAGTACTGATGATGCGGGAAGGAAGTGCCGTCATTTCATTCTTATATGCCTATACCGTACCGGAAGTCGTGGATGTTTGCCTGCAGAAAAAGATCTCTGCTTTTGCCATGGATGCCGTGCCTCGAATTTCCCGTGCTCAGAAAATGGATGCGCTCAGCTCGCAGGCAAACCTCGGTGGCTACAAAGCTGTGTTGTTAGGCGCCAATGCATTGGGTAAGATTTTCCCGCTTATGATGACGGCTGCAGGCACCATCACTCCTGCCAGGGTACTGATATTCGGAGCGGGTGTAGCAGGTTTACAGGCTATTGCCACAGCGAAGCGTTTGGGTGCGGTAGTGGAGGTAACCGATGTGAGGCCTGAAACAAAAGAGCAGGTGGAATCGCTTGGAGGACGCTTTCTGGAAGTACAGGCAGAGGGTGTAAAAACAGAGGGAGGCTATGCGAAAGAGGTATCTGCTGAATACCTTCAAAAGCAAAAAGAACTGATTTCCAAACATATTGCTGATGCTGACTTGGTAATTACCACAGCGCTGGTTATCGGTAAAAAGGCTCCTATTCTGGTTACAGAAGAAATGGTGGCCAGTATGAAACCAGGCTCTGTGATTGTGGACATGGCCGTAGAATCCGGGGGGAACTGTGCCCTGAGCGAATTTAACCAGACGGTGGTAAAGCATGGCGTAACCATTATCGGAGAGGCCAACCTGCCGGCCATGGTATCTGTGAACGCCAGCGAGCTTTACGCCAAAAACATCAGTACGCTACTCCTCCACCTGGCCGGTAAAGACGGCTTTAAGTGGGAGTTGGAAGAAGAAATCACCAAAGGCTCCCTGATCACTCACCAGGGGAAATTGGTACATCAGTTTACAAAAGAAATCTTAGCTAAAACAGTATGA
- a CDS encoding cold-shock protein — protein sequence MNYGTVKFFNDSKGFGFIKDKDSNQEYFVHVSGLVDEIRENDEVTFDLQDGRKGLNAVNVKRA from the coding sequence ATGAATTACGGAACAGTAAAATTTTTTAATGACTCGAAAGGGTTCGGTTTTATCAAAGACAAAGATTCAAACCAAGAGTATTTTGTACACGTTTCTGGCCTCGTAGATGAGATCAGAGAGAACGATGAAGTTACTTTTGACTTACAGGACGGGAGAAAAGGATTAAACGCCGTAAATGTGAAACGCGCTTAA
- the leuC gene encoding 3-isopropylmalate dehydratase large subunit translates to MAKTLFEKIWDAHVVRSIPGGLDVFYIDKHLIHEVTSPQAFDEIAARNLPLFRKDQIVATADHNVPTRNQHLPIQDPLSRSQVDKLTQNCAKHNIELFGLGHQNQGIVHVIGPELGITQPGMTMVCGDSHTSTHGAFGAIAFGIGTSQVAQVMASQCLLLSKPKKMRITIEGNVRAGVTAKDLILYVISKLGTGGATGYFVEYAGSAISALSMEGRMTVCNMSIEMGARGGMIAPDETTFDYLKGRTYAPQGERWEQALAYWRTLYSDADATFDKEYFFAADEITPMITYGTNPGMGIAITEPIPSTVPSNEVVSFEKSLKYMGFQPGESLLGKEINYVFIGSCTNSRIEDLRTVAAYVKGKQKAQHVEAIIVPGSKQVEIQAKEEGLDRILAEAGFELREPGCSACLAMNEDKIPVGAYCVSTSNRNFEGRQGPGSRTLLASPLVAAITAVEGKIVDITQYLN, encoded by the coding sequence ATGGCAAAGACATTATTTGAAAAAATCTGGGACGCACATGTGGTGCGTTCTATACCGGGTGGCTTAGATGTTTTTTACATTGACAAGCACCTGATACACGAAGTAACGAGCCCGCAGGCTTTTGATGAAATTGCAGCACGTAATCTGCCTTTGTTCCGCAAAGACCAGATTGTGGCAACTGCTGACCATAATGTTCCGACACGTAACCAGCACCTGCCTATACAGGACCCGCTGTCGCGCTCGCAGGTAGATAAACTGACCCAGAACTGTGCCAAGCACAACATAGAGCTTTTCGGCCTGGGGCACCAGAACCAGGGTATTGTACACGTAATTGGCCCTGAGCTGGGTATCACGCAGCCTGGCATGACCATGGTTTGTGGCGACAGCCATACGTCGACGCATGGTGCCTTTGGTGCTATTGCTTTTGGTATAGGTACCAGCCAGGTAGCCCAGGTAATGGCCTCGCAATGCTTGCTTTTAAGTAAGCCTAAGAAAATGCGTATTACCATAGAGGGAAATGTGCGTGCCGGTGTTACTGCCAAAGACCTGATCCTGTATGTGATTTCTAAACTGGGAACAGGCGGTGCGACTGGTTATTTTGTGGAGTATGCCGGTAGTGCCATCAGCGCGTTAAGTATGGAAGGCCGTATGACGGTTTGTAACATGAGCATCGAAATGGGTGCCCGTGGAGGTATGATTGCGCCGGATGAAACCACATTCGATTACCTGAAAGGCCGCACTTATGCACCGCAGGGAGAGCGTTGGGAGCAGGCGCTTGCTTATTGGCGTACCCTGTATTCAGATGCAGATGCTACTTTCGACAAAGAATATTTCTTTGCGGCGGATGAGATAACTCCTATGATTACTTATGGCACTAACCCGGGCATGGGCATAGCTATTACGGAGCCTATTCCCTCTACCGTGCCTTCAAACGAGGTTGTAAGCTTCGAAAAATCCTTAAAGTACATGGGCTTTCAACCAGGTGAATCACTGCTGGGGAAAGAGATCAATTACGTGTTTATAGGCAGCTGTACCAACTCCCGCATCGAGGACCTGCGTACAGTAGCTGCCTATGTTAAAGGCAAGCAGAAAGCACAGCACGTGGAGGCCATCATAGTACCGGGCTCGAAGCAGGTGGAAATACAGGCGAAAGAAGAGGGGCTTGACCGGATTCTGGCTGAAGCTGGCTTTGAATTGCGTGAGCCTGGCTGCAGTGCCTGCCTTGCCATGAACGAAGATAAAATTCCGGTAGGCGCTTATTGTGTATCTACTTCCAACAGAAACTTTGAAGGCCGCCAGGGCCCCGGCTCCAGAACCTTGCTGGCCAGTCCGCTTGTGGCTGCCATAACCGCTGTAGAAGGTAAGATTGTGGATATAACTCAATATCTGAACTAA
- a CDS encoding GNAT family N-acetyltransferase has translation MNVIHDDDDLRFYAKLGDEEAELTYTYPEDGVLDFDHTFIPEDYRGQGLANKLVKAGLDYVKENNLKFIPSCPAVEAYTRRHPEYNEYMS, from the coding sequence ATGAATGTGATTCACGATGACGATGATCTGAGGTTTTATGCCAAGCTTGGAGATGAGGAAGCAGAACTAACTTATACGTATCCCGAGGACGGTGTGCTGGACTTTGATCATACTTTTATCCCGGAAGATTACCGGGGCCAGGGGCTTGCCAATAAACTTGTAAAGGCAGGTCTGGATTATGTAAAGGAGAACAACCTGAAATTTATACCATCCTGCCCCGCAGTAGAAGCTTATACACGGAGACACCCGGAGTATAATGAATACATGAGCTGA
- a CDS encoding 2-isopropylmalate synthase, whose translation MSAQKIQIFDTTLRDGEQVPGCKLNMQEKLVIARQLELLGVDVIEAGFPVSSPGDFEAVKAIAAQTREATVCGLTRAVENDIRVAADALKLAKYPRIHTGIGTSESHIKFKLRTTQEDVIERAVAAVKLAKSFVEDVEFYAEDAGRADNVFLARVCEAAIQAGATVLNIPDTTGYCLPHEYGAKIKYLYENVKGVEKVRLSTHCHNDLGLATANSIAGIMNGALQIECTINGVGERAGNTALEEVVMIMRQHPYLNLDTNINTKLLTETSNLVSHMMRMPVQPNKAIVGSNAFSHSSGIHQDGVIKHRETYEIIDPRDVGVDNSSIVLTARSGRAALAYRLQKIGYDFSKETLDKAYALFLQVADNKKEVVDEDLHSLVEQENLIAAN comes from the coding sequence ATGTCAGCACAGAAAATACAAATTTTTGATACCACATTGCGCGATGGAGAGCAAGTACCAGGTTGTAAACTTAACATGCAGGAAAAGCTTGTTATAGCCAGGCAACTGGAGCTCCTGGGAGTTGATGTGATAGAAGCTGGTTTTCCTGTTTCAAGTCCTGGTGACTTCGAAGCGGTAAAGGCTATTGCTGCACAAACCAGAGAAGCAACTGTGTGTGGCCTCACCCGTGCCGTTGAAAATGACATTCGTGTTGCTGCAGATGCTTTAAAATTAGCTAAATATCCAAGAATACATACGGGTATTGGCACCTCTGAATCGCATATTAAATTTAAGCTGCGCACCACACAGGAAGACGTGATAGAACGTGCTGTGGCTGCTGTTAAGCTGGCTAAAAGCTTCGTAGAGGATGTAGAGTTTTATGCCGAGGATGCCGGTCGTGCCGACAATGTTTTCCTGGCACGCGTTTGCGAAGCCGCTATTCAGGCGGGGGCCACTGTCTTAAACATTCCGGACACTACGGGTTACTGCCTGCCACATGAGTACGGCGCTAAAATAAAATACCTCTACGAAAATGTAAAGGGAGTAGAGAAGGTACGACTTTCTACCCATTGCCATAACGATTTAGGATTAGCTACTGCTAATTCCATTGCCGGTATTATGAATGGTGCGCTTCAGATTGAGTGTACTATAAACGGAGTAGGAGAGCGTGCCGGTAATACTGCCCTGGAAGAAGTGGTCATGATCATGCGTCAGCACCCTTACCTGAACCTGGATACCAACATCAATACAAAGTTACTGACAGAAACCTCTAACCTGGTTTCGCACATGATGCGCATGCCGGTGCAGCCTAACAAGGCAATTGTCGGCTCAAATGCCTTCTCTCACTCCAGTGGTATTCACCAGGATGGTGTGATCAAACATCGTGAGACGTACGAGATCATCGATCCGCGTGATGTGGGCGTCGACAATTCGTCTATTGTGCTTACAGCCCGCTCCGGACGTGCTGCCCTGGCTTACAGGTTGCAGAAAATTGGCTACGATTTCAGTAAAGAAACATTAGACAAAGCTTACGCGCTTTTCCTGCAGGTAGCAGACAATAAAAAAGAAGTAGTGGATGAAGACTTGCATTCATTGGTGGAACAAGAGAATCTGATTGCTGCAAACTAA
- the leuD gene encoding 3-isopropylmalate dehydratase small subunit translates to MEKFEVLRSSAVPLPIENIDTDQIIPARFLKATSREGFGENLFRDWRYDSDNQPKSDFVLNDSRYSGRILVAGQNFGCGSSREHAAWAIYDAGFKVVISSYFADIFRGNALNNGLLPLQVSNEMLERLFRQIELDPETELVVDLVNEEFFVPAWNEKVSFQIDPYKKECLINGYDDIDFLVNQKEAIEAYEKNRAWAY, encoded by the coding sequence ATGGAAAAGTTTGAAGTGTTAAGATCGTCGGCAGTTCCGCTTCCGATTGAAAATATAGATACAGACCAGATCATTCCGGCACGTTTTCTGAAGGCTACCTCCAGGGAGGGTTTCGGTGAAAACCTGTTCCGCGACTGGCGCTACGACAGCGATAACCAGCCGAAGTCTGATTTTGTGCTGAATGACAGCCGCTATAGCGGCAGAATTCTGGTGGCCGGGCAAAACTTTGGTTGCGGCTCCAGCCGCGAACATGCGGCCTGGGCCATATATGATGCTGGCTTTAAAGTAGTTATATCGAGCTACTTTGCCGATATTTTTCGGGGTAACGCCCTGAATAATGGGCTGCTGCCTTTGCAGGTATCAAACGAAATGCTCGAAAGGCTTTTTAGGCAGATAGAGCTGGACCCGGAAACAGAACTTGTAGTTGATCTGGTGAATGAGGAGTTTTTTGTTCCGGCCTGGAATGAAAAAGTTTCTTTTCAAATAGACCCTTATAAGAAAGAGTGCCTTATAAACGGGTATGATGACATTGATTTTTTAGTAAACCAAAAAGAAGCAATCGAAGCTTACGAAAAGAACAGAGCATGGGCGTATTAA
- a CDS encoding 2'-5' RNA ligase family protein, whose translation MNLETHYRQLWQQSSQSFKQGLFELDPLLDASSDRRYGLTLLLRPAPHVLEKTQGFLADIRLLEPHQYYYPASDIHVTVMSIISCYEGFLLSSINLQDYTELVAEAVSVINPFTIHFKGITASPSCIMVQGFPAANSLNKFRDVIRETFKRSGLQQSMDRRYTIQTAHSTVIRFRRQVEQHERLLLKLEEYRDYHFGSSEIVQAELVYNDWYQRKGKVQVLQTFRF comes from the coding sequence ATGAATCTAGAAACGCATTATAGACAGCTCTGGCAGCAGTCGTCTCAGTCCTTCAAACAAGGACTTTTTGAGCTGGACCCGCTCCTTGATGCCTCTTCCGACCGGAGGTATGGCCTTACATTACTTCTCAGGCCAGCCCCACACGTTTTAGAAAAAACACAAGGTTTTTTAGCAGACATCAGGTTGCTAGAGCCGCATCAGTATTATTATCCTGCCTCAGATATTCATGTTACAGTGATGTCAATCATTTCCTGCTACGAAGGCTTTCTTCTTTCCTCTATCAACTTGCAAGACTATACTGAACTGGTAGCCGAAGCAGTCTCTGTTATTAATCCTTTCACTATTCACTTTAAAGGTATTACGGCCTCACCCTCTTGTATTATGGTGCAGGGCTTTCCTGCAGCTAATAGCTTAAACAAGTTTCGAGACGTTATCAGGGAAACTTTTAAAAGATCAGGCTTACAGCAGTCCATGGACCGCCGCTATACAATACAAACAGCACATAGCACAGTTATACGATTCCGCCGCCAGGTAGAACAACATGAAAGGCTTTTGCTGAAGCTGGAGGAATACAGGGACTACCATTTCGGTTCCTCAGAGATAGTGCAGGCAGAACTGGTGTACAACGACTGGTACCAAAGAAAAGGGAAGGTACAGGTATTACAAACCTTTAGATTTTAG